In Leifsonia sp. ZF2019, a genomic segment contains:
- a CDS encoding alpha/beta hydrolase, whose product MAELGQTSDPTALVPGSLDSIDSAIAQWKKRAATADQASTSLNALPAPVGWSGAGADGFARHRKNAAARWERLSHAFTSAASALDEYRTALRAAQKRAGRAIDLWEEARQETAAALAPRSGTIAPIVTADPGAALRTQAKQVLADARSSVSRTASSAAAAIRAAADEPDLSAKAWDVLSDASLTPREALDALAGVSGDELARLLKARPDLAGLLQQADPHDVAPWWKSLDAPQRDALIHAAPAVIGNLEGVAYGDRDTANRIDLANQLAAAEAALTKAQEPLPWWALFGGAGVVDAHNQDVADAQAQVDALKNILGAAKTPKGGEGHYLISLTDDRPPLAAVAVGDLDTADSVTYAVPGMGTTTAGMRGWTDAAAAIQAQQSAVDPGHSHAVVAWIGYETPPIPGQGGLDVLDTKKAEAGAVKLEAALGGFTASRGSSPASLNVVAHSYGTTTASIALTAAGTHVDSFVSVGSAGLPSSIDSASDIHADAVYAGQARNVIPGLEDGQGDQWAWTGRDFGNHPVNPVDPSFGAHTFGTDSGTGGTAVTDHGTHTDGGSGYLDPGTESLNNVALATTGQGDHVSAYVPKGLTPLQQGLVDGATSGPYY is encoded by the coding sequence ATGGCCGAGCTCGGACAGACGTCGGACCCGACGGCACTCGTGCCCGGATCGCTCGACAGCATCGACTCCGCGATCGCGCAATGGAAGAAGCGGGCCGCGACGGCCGACCAGGCCTCGACATCGTTGAACGCCCTCCCGGCTCCCGTCGGCTGGAGCGGCGCGGGCGCCGACGGGTTCGCGAGGCATCGGAAGAACGCCGCCGCACGCTGGGAGAGACTCTCGCACGCGTTCACGTCGGCGGCATCCGCGCTCGACGAGTACCGCACCGCGCTGCGCGCCGCGCAGAAGCGAGCCGGCCGGGCGATCGACCTGTGGGAGGAGGCCCGGCAGGAGACGGCGGCCGCGCTCGCCCCGCGTTCGGGCACGATCGCCCCGATCGTCACGGCGGACCCCGGCGCGGCCCTCCGCACGCAGGCGAAGCAGGTGCTGGCGGACGCCCGTTCCTCGGTCTCCCGCACGGCGTCGTCCGCCGCTGCGGCGATCCGCGCTGCGGCGGACGAGCCCGATCTCAGCGCGAAAGCGTGGGACGTGCTCTCCGATGCGAGCCTGACACCGCGGGAGGCGCTCGATGCGCTCGCCGGCGTCTCGGGCGACGAGCTCGCGAGGCTCCTGAAGGCGCGCCCCGACCTCGCCGGACTGCTCCAGCAGGCCGACCCGCACGACGTGGCCCCCTGGTGGAAGAGCCTCGACGCCCCGCAACGGGACGCCCTCATCCACGCCGCGCCCGCGGTGATCGGGAACCTCGAGGGCGTGGCGTACGGGGATCGCGACACGGCCAACCGCATCGACCTCGCGAACCAGCTCGCCGCTGCCGAGGCGGCTCTGACGAAGGCGCAGGAGCCGCTGCCGTGGTGGGCGCTGTTCGGCGGCGCGGGTGTCGTCGACGCGCACAACCAGGACGTGGCGGACGCCCAGGCGCAGGTGGATGCCCTGAAGAACATCCTGGGTGCGGCGAAGACGCCGAAGGGCGGCGAAGGGCATTACCTCATCTCGTTGACGGACGACCGCCCTCCGCTCGCCGCGGTCGCGGTCGGCGACCTCGACACTGCGGACAGCGTCACATATGCCGTACCGGGAATGGGAACGACCACGGCGGGCATGCGGGGGTGGACGGATGCCGCCGCCGCCATCCAGGCACAGCAGAGCGCCGTGGATCCCGGGCACTCGCACGCCGTCGTCGCCTGGATCGGCTACGAGACCCCACCGATCCCTGGGCAGGGCGGCCTCGATGTGCTCGACACGAAGAAGGCCGAGGCCGGGGCCGTCAAACTCGAAGCCGCCCTGGGCGGTTTCACCGCCTCACGGGGGTCGAGTCCCGCGTCGCTCAACGTCGTGGCCCATTCCTACGGGACGACCACGGCCTCGATCGCCCTGACGGCCGCGGGAACGCACGTCGACTCGTTCGTCAGCGTCGGATCGGCCGGTCTGCCGTCCTCGATCGACAGCGCATCCGACATCCACGCGGACGCGGTCTACGCGGGCCAGGCGCGCAACGTGATCCCGGGCCTCGAGGACGGACAGGGCGATCAGTGGGCCTGGACCGGCCGCGACTTCGGCAATCACCCGGTGAATCCCGTGGATCCGTCGTTCGGTGCGCACACGTTCGGCACCGACTCCGGAACCGGGGGGACGGCTGTGACCGATCACGGGACC
- the tsaE gene encoding tRNA (adenosine(37)-N6)-threonylcarbamoyltransferase complex ATPase subunit type 1 TsaE has translation MSEDRGFHPPVERIVETSEGMHALGIELAGMLRPGDLLVLSGPLGAGKTTLTRGIGDGLGVRGPVTSPTFVLARTHPSLVGGPPLVHVDAYRLSSALELDDLDIDYARSVVVVEWGRGMLEGVAESWLEVAIERPTGAGASSAHDDERELDADEPRTVAVTGFGPRWSGLAADG, from the coding sequence ATGAGCGAAGACAGGGGATTCCATCCGCCGGTGGAGCGGATCGTCGAGACCAGCGAGGGGATGCACGCGCTCGGGATCGAGCTGGCGGGCATGCTCCGGCCCGGGGACCTCCTCGTGCTCTCCGGCCCGCTCGGCGCGGGCAAGACCACGCTAACCCGCGGCATCGGCGACGGTCTGGGGGTCCGCGGTCCCGTGACCAGCCCGACGTTCGTCCTGGCGCGCACCCACCCGAGTCTCGTCGGCGGCCCGCCGCTGGTGCACGTGGACGCCTACCGGCTGTCGAGCGCACTCGAACTCGACGACCTCGACATCGACTACGCGCGCTCGGTCGTCGTCGTCGAGTGGGGGAGGGGCATGCTCGAGGGAGTCGCCGAGTCCTGGCTGGAGGTCGCGATCGAGCGGCCGACGGGCGCGGGCGCCTCGAGCGCACACGACGACGAACGGGAGCTGGACGCCGACGAACCGCGTACGGTCGCGGTCACGGGTTTCGGGCCGCGCTGGAGCGGGCTCGCAGCCGACGGCTAG
- the alr gene encoding alanine racemase, protein MSAFRELEVDLDAIASNVRRMRAHVGTPHVMAVVKANAYGHGAVSAARAALDGGADWLGVADLDEALQLREAGIEAPVLAWLHSPDEDFRLAAAAGVDVGISSIAQLEAAAQAARPGAPIAVHVKVETGLSRNGVAEEEWAALFGRARVLEDAGAITVRGIFSHLSNASDDDDRAAIAVFERGLAVAAAEGVVPELRHIAASAAAIALPESRYDLVRLGLSVYGLSPYGAASARELGLRPAMTVRGRIAAVRRVPAGKGVSYDYTYRTGQETTLALVPLGYAEGIPRSASNAAPVSIGGRTFRIAGRVAMDQFVVDVGDHPVAVGDEVVLFGDAAAGVPSAYDWAEACGTISWEIVTRLDGRVERTFRGGR, encoded by the coding sequence GTGAGCGCCTTCCGCGAGCTCGAGGTCGACCTGGACGCCATCGCCTCGAATGTGCGGCGGATGCGTGCGCACGTGGGGACGCCGCACGTCATGGCCGTCGTCAAGGCGAACGCCTACGGACACGGCGCCGTCTCCGCCGCGCGGGCCGCTCTCGACGGCGGCGCGGACTGGCTGGGCGTCGCAGACCTGGACGAGGCGCTGCAGCTGCGGGAGGCGGGTATCGAGGCACCCGTGCTCGCCTGGCTCCACTCGCCCGACGAGGACTTCCGGCTGGCTGCGGCGGCCGGGGTGGATGTCGGCATCTCGTCGATCGCGCAGCTCGAGGCCGCGGCGCAGGCGGCGCGCCCCGGTGCGCCGATCGCGGTCCACGTCAAGGTGGAGACCGGGCTGAGCCGCAACGGGGTCGCCGAGGAGGAGTGGGCGGCGCTGTTCGGCCGGGCGCGCGTGCTCGAGGACGCCGGTGCGATCACGGTGCGCGGCATCTTCAGCCACCTCTCCAACGCGTCCGACGACGACGACCGCGCGGCGATCGCCGTGTTCGAGCGGGGGCTGGCGGTCGCCGCAGCGGAGGGGGTCGTCCCCGAGCTGCGTCACATCGCGGCCAGTGCCGCGGCGATCGCGCTCCCGGAATCGCGTTACGACCTGGTGCGCCTCGGGCTCTCGGTCTACGGCCTCTCGCCCTACGGCGCCGCCTCCGCGCGCGAGCTCGGCCTGCGCCCGGCGATGACCGTGCGCGGGCGGATCGCGGCGGTTCGCCGTGTGCCCGCGGGCAAGGGCGTCTCGTACGACTACACGTACCGCACCGGGCAGGAGACGACCTTGGCGCTCGTGCCGCTCGGCTACGCGGAGGGGATCCCGCGCAGCGCGTCCAATGCGGCACCGGTCTCGATCGGCGGCCGCACGTTCCGGATCGCGGGGCGCGTGGCGATGGACCAGTTCGTCGTCGACGTGGGCGACCATCCCGTCGCCGTCGGAGACGAGGTCGTGCTGTTCGGCGATGCTGCGGCGGGGGTGCCGTCGGCCTACGACTGGGCGGAGGCATGCGGGACGATCAGCTGGGAGATCGTGACCCGGCTCGACGGGCGAGTGGAGCGGACGTTCCGGGGCGGGCGATGA
- a CDS encoding holo-ACP synthase — translation MIAGIGIDVVDLARFARSLERTPKLRERLFTEAERALPVHSLAARFAAKEALIKALGGSEGVRWHDMEIVPDEERNPGFVLHNVVERQVRERGIAHIHVSMSHDAGIATAFVIAETAQ, via the coding sequence GTGATCGCCGGCATCGGCATCGACGTGGTGGACCTGGCGCGCTTCGCCCGGTCGCTCGAGCGGACGCCGAAGCTGCGCGAACGGCTGTTCACCGAAGCGGAGCGCGCGCTGCCGGTGCACTCCCTGGCCGCCCGCTTCGCCGCCAAGGAGGCGCTGATCAAAGCGCTGGGCGGCTCCGAGGGCGTGCGCTGGCACGACATGGAGATCGTCCCCGACGAGGAGAGGAACCCGGGTTTCGTGCTGCACAACGTGGTCGAGCGACAGGTGCGTGAGCGCGGGATCGCGCACATCCACGTGTCGATGTCGCATGACGCGGGCATCGCGACCGCCTTCGTGATCGCGGAGACCGCGCAGTGA
- the glmS gene encoding glutamine--fructose-6-phosphate transaminase (isomerizing), translated as MCGIVGYVGTDKSLEVLLGGLKRLEYRGYDSAGIAVIGPDGRLGTAKKAGKLAVLAGDLDAHPIPDGATGIGHTRWATHGGPTDRNAHPHLGDDGKLAVIHNGIIENFATLKDELLADGFTFESETDTEVAAVLLGREYRTTGDLGEAFQRVVSRLEGAFTLLALHQDQPHVVVGARRNSPLVIGLGEGENFLGSDVAAFVEHTRRAMAIGQDQIVTITPDAVTVTDFSGAPVEVEPFEVAWDASAAEKGGWSSFMAKEIAEEPDAVANTLRGRVVDGEVHIPELEALGDAFFTGVDRITIVACGTAAYAGLVGSYAIEKWARVPVTVELSHEFRYREPVITDGTLVISISQSGETMDTLMAVKYAREAGAKAISVCNTQGATIPRESDAALYTHAGPEVAVASTKAFVAQITALYLFGLHLARVRGTLSSAMQRDAVQELSEVPEKIAAVLESHEAIAQLARWMSDTRSVLFLGRHVGYPIALEGALKLKELAYIHAEGFAAGELKHGPIALIEPGQPVFVVVPSPRWSDELHKKVVSNIQEIRARGARVIAIAEAGDAAVLPFADEVIRIPLAAPLFEPLLAVVPLQIFAMELSAAKGLDVDQPRNLAKSVTVE; from the coding sequence ATGTGTGGAATCGTGGGGTACGTCGGTACCGACAAGAGCCTCGAGGTCCTCCTCGGCGGTCTGAAGCGCCTGGAGTACCGCGGCTACGACTCGGCCGGCATCGCCGTCATCGGCCCCGACGGCCGCCTCGGCACGGCGAAGAAGGCCGGCAAGCTCGCCGTCCTGGCCGGCGACCTCGACGCGCACCCCATCCCCGACGGCGCCACCGGCATCGGCCACACCCGGTGGGCGACCCACGGTGGACCGACCGACCGCAACGCCCACCCGCACCTGGGTGACGACGGCAAGCTCGCCGTCATCCACAACGGGATCATCGAGAACTTCGCGACGCTCAAGGACGAGCTGCTCGCCGACGGCTTCACCTTCGAGTCCGAGACCGACACCGAGGTCGCCGCCGTGCTCCTCGGCCGCGAGTACCGCACCACCGGTGACCTGGGCGAGGCGTTCCAGCGCGTCGTCTCGCGCCTCGAGGGCGCATTCACCCTCCTCGCCCTGCACCAGGATCAGCCGCACGTCGTCGTCGGCGCCCGTCGCAACTCGCCGCTGGTGATCGGGCTGGGCGAGGGCGAGAACTTCCTCGGCTCTGATGTCGCCGCGTTCGTCGAGCACACCCGCCGCGCGATGGCCATCGGCCAGGACCAGATCGTCACCATCACCCCGGACGCCGTGACCGTGACCGACTTCTCCGGCGCCCCCGTCGAGGTCGAGCCCTTCGAGGTCGCCTGGGACGCCTCCGCAGCGGAGAAGGGCGGCTGGTCGTCGTTCATGGCGAAGGAGATCGCCGAGGAGCCCGACGCCGTGGCCAACACCCTGCGCGGGCGGGTCGTCGACGGCGAGGTGCACATCCCCGAGCTCGAGGCGCTCGGCGACGCGTTCTTCACGGGGGTCGACCGCATCACGATCGTCGCCTGCGGCACGGCGGCGTACGCGGGCCTCGTCGGCAGCTATGCGATCGAGAAGTGGGCGCGCGTCCCCGTGACCGTCGAGCTCAGCCACGAGTTCCGCTACCGCGAACCCGTCATCACCGACGGCACTCTCGTGATCTCCATCAGCCAGTCCGGCGAGACGATGGACACCCTCATGGCCGTCAAGTACGCCCGCGAGGCCGGGGCGAAGGCCATCTCGGTCTGCAACACGCAGGGCGCCACCATCCCGCGCGAGTCCGACGCAGCCCTCTACACGCACGCCGGACCCGAGGTGGCCGTCGCGTCGACCAAGGCGTTCGTGGCCCAGATCACCGCCCTCTACCTCTTCGGCCTGCACCTCGCCCGCGTGCGCGGCACGCTGAGCAGCGCGATGCAGCGCGACGCGGTGCAGGAGCTCTCCGAGGTCCCCGAGAAGATCGCCGCCGTGCTCGAGTCGCACGAGGCCATCGCGCAGCTCGCGCGCTGGATGTCCGACACCCGCTCGGTGCTCTTCCTCGGCCGGCACGTCGGCTACCCGATCGCGCTGGAGGGCGCGCTCAAGCTCAAGGAGCTCGCGTACATCCACGCCGAGGGATTCGCTGCGGGCGAGCTCAAGCACGGGCCGATCGCCCTGATCGAACCGGGGCAGCCCGTCTTCGTCGTCGTGCCGAGCCCGCGCTGGTCGGACGAACTGCACAAGAAGGTCGTCTCGAACATCCAGGAGATCCGCGCCCGCGGCGCCCGCGTCATCGCGATCGCCGAGGCCGGCGATGCCGCGGTGCTCCCGTTCGCCGACGAGGTCATCCGTATCCCGCTGGCGGCACCGCTCTTCGAGCCGCTGCTGGCCGTGGTCCCCCTGCAGATCTTCGCGATGGAGCTGTCGGCGGCGAAGGGGCTGGACGTCGACCAGCCGCGCAACCTCGCCAAGTCCGTCACCGTCGAGTAG
- the coaA gene encoding type I pantothenate kinase, which translates to MRDNGAGRGEPTGGDASTPFVELDRADWSELAQSTQLPLKETEIVQLRGLGDPLDMREVEEVYLPLSRLLNLYAGGARQLHRVTSDFLGERSQRTPFVIGVAGSVAVGKSTIARLLRELLSRWEDTPRVELVTTDGFLLPNAELERRGLMERKGFPESYDRRSLLRFVTAIKSGAPEVRAPFYSHLSYDIVPDAEIVVRRPDVLIVEGLNVLQPAGGGNRLAVSDLFDFSVYVDARTRDIARWYQERFLKLQRGAFANPQSYFHRFADLTEEEARARAASIWSRINEPNLLQNIRPTRSRAKLVLRKDADHTVSSVLLRKL; encoded by the coding sequence ATGCGTGACAACGGCGCCGGTCGCGGCGAACCCACAGGCGGCGACGCCAGCACCCCGTTCGTGGAGCTGGACAGGGCCGATTGGTCGGAGCTCGCACAGAGCACGCAGCTGCCCCTCAAGGAGACGGAGATCGTCCAGCTCCGCGGCCTCGGCGACCCCCTCGACATGCGCGAGGTCGAGGAGGTCTACCTCCCGCTGAGCCGCCTCCTCAACCTCTACGCGGGCGGCGCCCGGCAGCTGCACCGGGTCACCAGCGACTTCCTCGGCGAGCGCTCCCAGCGCACGCCGTTCGTCATCGGCGTGGCCGGCTCCGTCGCGGTCGGCAAGTCCACCATCGCCCGCCTTCTGCGCGAGCTCCTGTCCCGATGGGAGGACACCCCGCGCGTCGAGCTCGTCACCACCGACGGCTTCCTCCTCCCGAACGCCGAGCTGGAGCGCCGCGGGCTCATGGAGCGTAAGGGCTTCCCCGAGTCGTACGACCGCCGCTCGCTGCTGCGGTTCGTGACCGCGATCAAGAGCGGTGCGCCCGAGGTGCGCGCTCCCTTCTACTCGCATCTCAGCTACGACATCGTCCCGGATGCCGAGATCGTCGTCCGGCGCCCGGACGTGCTGATCGTCGAGGGGCTCAACGTGCTCCAGCCGGCCGGCGGCGGCAACCGTCTCGCCGTCAGCGACCTCTTCGACTTCAGCGTCTACGTCGACGCCCGCACGCGGGACATCGCGCGCTGGTACCAAGAGCGCTTCCTCAAGCTGCAGCGCGGCGCGTTCGCGAACCCCCAGTCGTACTTCCACCGCTTCGCGGACCTCACCGAGGAGGAGGCGCGCGCACGGGCGGCGTCCATCTGGTCGCGGATCAACGAGCCGAACCTCCTGCAGAACATCCGGCCGACGCGCTCGCGCGCCAAGCTCGTGCTCCGCAAGGACGCCGACCACACCGTCAGCTCCGTCCTGCTCCGCAAACTCTGA
- a CDS encoding helix-turn-helix domain-containing protein, translating to MPTPRSHAARLFGERVRAVRLALGMSQEEIADLAEMHVTNYGRVERGEANSELHTIVRLATALDTDPAELLVGLYGEGMLPDRDRAFSVADFIAARKAQE from the coding sequence ATGCCAACTCCTCGATCACACGCCGCACGCCTGTTCGGCGAGCGCGTCCGCGCCGTGCGTCTCGCCCTCGGGATGAGCCAGGAGGAGATCGCCGACCTCGCCGAGATGCACGTCACGAACTACGGGCGGGTCGAGCGCGGCGAGGCCAACTCCGAGCTGCACACGATCGTGCGACTCGCGACAGCGCTCGACACCGACCCCGCAGAGCTGCTGGTCGGCCTCTACGGCGAAGGGATGCTTCCCGACCGCGACCGCGCGTTCTCCGTCGCCGACTTCATCGCGGCGCGCAAGGCCCAGGAGTGA
- a CDS encoding helix-turn-helix domain-containing protein, producing the protein MPRTRSEASRLFGARLRARRLELGCSQYDIAHLSGVDLANYGRLERGGGNPTLTTIVQLAITLSMDPAELVTGLAEDGMLPEVDRPYSALDYIAARRQQEGR; encoded by the coding sequence ATGCCTCGCACGCGCTCAGAAGCCTCTCGCCTGTTCGGCGCGCGACTGCGCGCACGACGACTGGAGCTCGGCTGCTCCCAGTACGACATCGCCCACCTGAGCGGCGTCGACCTGGCGAACTACGGCCGCCTGGAGCGCGGCGGCGGCAACCCGACCCTCACGACCATCGTCCAGTTGGCCATCACACTGTCGATGGATCCCGCCGAACTGGTCACCGGCCTGGCCGAGGACGGCATGCTTCCTGAAGTGGACCGCCCGTACTCCGCCCTGGACTACATCGCCGCACGGAGACAGCAGGAGGGTCGTTAG
- a CDS encoding helix-turn-helix domain-containing protein yields MVVSQQPAKVMRAAKEIGDDFAGWRKILGLTAQQVAERADITRDTLRKLEHGDPTVGFHVVLRVARALGILDTLTEAVDPLGTDLGRARAGLLDRQRVR; encoded by the coding sequence ATGGTGGTCAGTCAGCAACCCGCCAAGGTCATGCGCGCGGCGAAGGAGATCGGCGACGATTTCGCCGGCTGGCGCAAGATCCTCGGCCTGACCGCACAGCAAGTGGCGGAACGTGCCGACATCACACGGGACACTCTGCGCAAGCTCGAGCACGGCGACCCGACCGTCGGCTTCCACGTCGTGCTCCGCGTCGCTCGGGCTCTCGGGATCCTCGACACCTTGACCGAAGCTGTGGATCCGCTCGGCACCGATCTGGGTCGCGCCCGCGCAGGCCTCCTCGATCGACAGCGCGTGCGATGA
- a CDS encoding type II toxin-antitoxin system HipA family toxin, which produces MTHYEVLQVHVELAGATVLVGRAQFHRGRGALASTTFQYDPDFLSKPHSYPIDPAFPLASGTHYVQGLPGAFTDSAPDRWGRTLLAKRERALARKDSRRAQELDDVDYLSGVGDITRQGALRFRVDDESAFLDPDHTVPRLLQLPTLLHSADLAAQDGDDLAAVKTLLDAGTGSLGGARPKAAVLGEDGRQLIAKFPHHEDDWDVMAWEATALDLAAAAGVAVPIHRLVRIDGRHLLLLDRFDRTLGISVDRPGRIGYISAMTLLGRRAGDGGDYIDIAESVEEVSDGPTDDALQLFRRAAVNVGLNNTDDHLRNHGLLRRRAGWSLSPAFDINPNPTTRARQTSIAGADRPSDEAAGMLELARACRLQPDDVRRELGRIMDAVSDWRATASRNAVPPSELMRFEDSFTTGLAVLTDARSLAR; this is translated from the coding sequence ATGACGCACTACGAGGTACTACAGGTGCACGTGGAACTCGCCGGGGCGACGGTCCTCGTCGGACGGGCGCAATTCCATCGCGGTCGCGGCGCGCTCGCATCGACGACATTCCAATACGACCCGGACTTCCTCTCCAAGCCGCACTCGTACCCGATCGATCCGGCGTTCCCCCTGGCCTCTGGGACGCACTACGTGCAAGGCCTGCCCGGAGCGTTCACCGACTCCGCGCCGGACCGCTGGGGACGCACCCTCCTCGCGAAGCGAGAACGTGCCCTCGCTCGGAAGGATTCGCGCCGCGCACAGGAACTCGACGATGTCGACTACCTGAGCGGCGTCGGTGACATCACGCGCCAGGGCGCGTTGAGGTTCCGTGTCGACGACGAATCGGCATTCCTCGACCCGGACCACACCGTGCCGCGGCTCTTGCAATTGCCGACGCTTCTCCATTCTGCGGATCTCGCCGCACAGGACGGTGACGATCTCGCAGCGGTGAAAACTCTGCTCGATGCGGGGACAGGATCGCTTGGCGGCGCGCGCCCCAAGGCCGCCGTCCTTGGTGAGGACGGCCGACAGCTCATCGCGAAGTTTCCGCACCATGAAGACGACTGGGATGTGATGGCCTGGGAGGCGACCGCCCTCGACCTCGCCGCAGCCGCAGGCGTCGCCGTCCCCATCCATCGACTCGTTCGCATCGATGGCCGTCATCTTCTGCTGCTCGACCGGTTCGACCGCACCTTGGGGATCTCGGTCGACCGTCCCGGGCGGATCGGGTACATCAGCGCGATGACGCTGTTGGGGCGCCGCGCCGGTGACGGCGGCGACTACATCGACATCGCCGAGAGCGTGGAGGAGGTCAGCGACGGCCCGACCGACGACGCCCTTCAGCTCTTCCGTCGCGCCGCCGTCAACGTCGGGCTCAACAACACGGACGATCACCTGCGCAACCACGGGCTGCTTCGCCGACGAGCGGGATGGTCGCTCTCGCCGGCCTTCGATATCAATCCGAATCCCACCACCCGTGCCCGGCAGACATCCATCGCCGGCGCCGACCGCCCATCGGACGAGGCGGCCGGGATGCTCGAACTCGCACGTGCGTGTCGGCTCCAGCCGGACGACGTGCGGCGGGAACTGGGTCGGATCATGGACGCAGTGTCGGACTGGCGCGCCACCGCCTCCCGTAATGCCGTTCCGCCGTCCGAACTGATGCGGTTCGAGGACAGCTTCACTACGGGTCTCGCCGTGCTGACGGACGCTCGGTCGCTGGCCCGCTAG
- the glmM gene encoding phosphoglucosamine mutase, whose product MPRLFGTDGVRGLANGSLTADLALGLAQAAAAVLTRGRSAEARRAAGKRPTAIVARDPRVSGEFLSAAVAAGLASSGIDVLDAGVIPTPATAFLIADFDADFGVMVSASHNPAPDNGIKIFARGGTKLPDVVENRIEEHLDLEKLTPTGADVGRIRRFADAEDRYVLHLLASLPHRLDGIHVVLDCAHGAAAGISPEVFTDAGARVTVIGDAPDGMNINDGVGSTHLDKLAEAVLAAGADVGIAHDGDADRCLAIDADGNVVDGDQIMAILALGMKERGKLTDNTLVATVMSNLGLKLAMRDAGIRVVETAVGDRYVLEEMNKNGYSLGGEQSGHVIMSEFATTGDGILTGLHILSEMARQRKPLSELAKAMTVYPQVMVNVKGVDHHAVHTDEKLKAAVASAEQSLGDSGRVLLRPSGTEPLVRVMVEAADQSTAERLANELADVVRERLTV is encoded by the coding sequence ATGCCACGTCTCTTCGGAACCGATGGAGTCCGCGGACTCGCCAACGGTAGCCTCACCGCCGACCTCGCGCTCGGCCTCGCTCAGGCAGCTGCTGCTGTCCTGACGCGAGGCCGCAGCGCGGAGGCACGGCGTGCCGCCGGCAAACGGCCGACGGCGATCGTCGCCCGCGACCCTCGCGTCTCGGGCGAATTCCTGTCTGCGGCGGTCGCCGCGGGCCTCGCCAGCTCGGGCATCGACGTGCTGGACGCGGGCGTCATCCCGACCCCCGCCACCGCCTTCCTCATCGCCGACTTCGACGCCGACTTCGGTGTGATGGTGTCCGCCTCGCACAACCCCGCGCCCGACAACGGCATCAAGATCTTCGCCCGGGGCGGCACCAAGCTGCCGGACGTGGTCGAGAACCGGATCGAGGAGCACCTCGATCTCGAGAAGCTCACCCCGACCGGCGCCGATGTCGGCCGTATCCGCCGCTTCGCGGACGCGGAGGACCGCTACGTCCTCCACCTCCTGGCGAGTCTCCCGCACCGGCTCGACGGCATCCACGTCGTGCTCGACTGCGCCCACGGCGCGGCCGCGGGCATCTCGCCCGAGGTCTTCACCGACGCGGGCGCCCGCGTCACCGTCATCGGCGACGCGCCGGACGGTATGAACATCAACGACGGTGTCGGCTCCACGCACCTCGACAAGCTCGCGGAAGCGGTCCTCGCCGCAGGCGCCGATGTCGGCATCGCCCACGACGGGGACGCCGACCGCTGCCTCGCCATCGACGCCGACGGCAATGTGGTCGACGGAGACCAGATCATGGCGATCCTCGCGCTCGGCATGAAGGAGCGCGGCAAGCTCACGGACAACACCCTCGTCGCCACCGTCATGAGCAACCTCGGACTGAAGCTCGCGATGCGCGACGCCGGCATCCGCGTCGTCGAGACCGCGGTCGGCGATCGCTACGTGCTCGAGGAGATGAACAAGAACGGCTACTCCCTCGGCGGCGAGCAGTCGGGCCACGTCATCATGAGCGAGTTCGCGACCACCGGCGACGGCATCCTCACCGGGCTCCACATCCTCAGCGAGATGGCTCGCCAGCGCAAGCCGCTGTCCGAGCTGGCGAAGGCCATGACCGTCTACCCGCAGGTGATGGTGAACGTGAAGGGCGTGGACCACCACGCCGTGCACACCGACGAGAAGCTCAAGGCGGCGGTCGCCTCTGCCGAGCAGTCGCTCGGCGACTCCGGACGCGTGCTCCTGCGCCCCTCGGGCACCGAACCCCTGGTCCGTGTCATGGTCGAGGCCGCGGACCAGTCCACGGCCGAGCGCCTCGCCAACGAGCTCGCCGACGTCGTCCGCGAGCGGCTGACGGTCTGA